The following DNA comes from Centropristis striata isolate RG_2023a ecotype Rhode Island chromosome 3, C.striata_1.0, whole genome shotgun sequence.
GCGAAATCAAAGAAACTACAAAGATGgccaaaccaagatggcagtcAGAAATAGATCTACCTGAACACGTGTTGGGGTCAGAACAAAGAACTGTTAATATGTACtccaaagataaaaaaatatcagtaaaaGCCTGGGAGGTTACAGTTCCCTATGCAGTCCTTGCTGTCATTTGTCCAGATTGGAGCAAACTGGTCGGCTTCTTTTGCTCTCGATGCCTTTAAGTCAGCTGACCTCTGCTGACTCTCATCAGGTGCTGACGTCTTCTGTTCTAGGAAAGTTGTGTGTCTGCTCTGTTAGCCACATGTGGAGCTAGGAGCCCGTGCTGCTGCAAGAGCAGCTtcccatcttttcttttttttttttacaaaatttttatcccacgattttgtaacccattttattcATCACCCAGTTTGTCCTATCGTGACCCTGGGCGCTACCTCGTCCCTGTCggtctggggagagccctgaactggccacatgcttcctccgatacatgcggagttagcagaccgcttcttgacacctgacagggggagattCCCCGGTAGGACGTATCGCGTGGGAGGATTGcgttattcccaccggttcctctCCCCCCCATCAGGCGCCTGACCGACCAGAGGGAGGCACTATAGTGACCAGGATCTGAAACTGAGTTCCTCTCACATTAATTGGAAATTGTCAAGGATCATGGAGTTCAAGGCATGTTCTTTGTGAGAGCAAAGAAAGTCTTTCAGCTGCCATTTTTAGATGGGCTGagatttattgttatattttccatttaaaacATTGAGTTTAAGTtgcacaaattaacaaaatcctcttttttttttaattattttggtctCTGCATAGTTCATCCTTACTTTCACTGTACACAGCagatattttttgaaatgctgtcTAAACATCTTGTCTCGCAGTCCATACACAATGGGACTGACAAACCTCGGGAGGATCTGGATGATGATGTAGGAAACAAACATTACTTGTGCATAATGTTTAGGGAACCAGTACGAGAAAGTCCTGTTTAACACGGGTGCTACATAGGTGAGCATACACAACAGTAGCTGAAAGCCATGTAGCAGGATTGTATTTCTGGCcttctttgcatctccattcGCTGATTTAGCTGATTTAGCAGATTTAGCAGCAAAGAAGATCTTGATGTAAGTGTAGAGCAGAATGAGCCAAACGGCAATCTGGTAAATTATGTAGGAAACATCCCTCTTTTCCAAGTGTATAGGATGTCTGAAGAGGTTATCCCTGTGACAAAAAATTGTAGAATAAAAAATCTCTACAGGCTCTGTTGCCAGAAAGACAACCACATCTGGCAGGGTTGAGGCTGCAGTCATTGCCCAAATCCAACCAATCAGAATGTAGGTTCTTTTAATTGTGCAGAACTCAGCGTGCCTCAGTGGTAAACAGATAGCGATGTAGCACTCCACTGCCATCACAGCTAAATTTAATGGAGTGTTGAGGGTGGTGAAGATAGCCAAGATTATAATGAGGCAACATAAAGAAACATTAATTTTGTAGAAGATGTAACTCAAGACAAACAGGGAGATTGTTGCAGTCAGCTGGATCATGTCGTTCATCACCAGGTGGATAAACAGGATGTAACGAGGATTCATATAAAATATctgaaggaggagagaagaaaagagaggaatCAGTCAGTTGAAACACCTAATCTCTCTTCATAACTTTTctccatatttttatttcttctacTCATAACAAGAACTTAGAATTGTACTATAATGATCCTCATAATAAGATGACATGAGATTAACCGGCATGGTTTCCCAGAGGTTATAAATCAATACGGATGATGAaagaaatgacataaaaagaaatagtaaattatataataataaatacaatcccaatttaaaaaaaaaacacttatatgCACTCTATATGAAAACAAATAGAAATTGGACTGTTATATGGttttataaaactaaaattataatagAAGtacaaaaggaacaaaaataatttaaaaaacagcaagGTATTATGAATGTAAACGGCATACAACAGAATAATGAACACCAAGTTCATATGATCGAAATATAATATAGTAtgatgaaactagaaaatttcctctggggaaattttgaaagggccacgggggctactgccggtctgtgtgtgtgtgtgtgtgtgtaattaaaatcacataaagttactgtgtgtgtgtgtgtgtgcgtgtgcgtgtgcgtgcatgcgtgcgtgcgtttgaagcatgtgtgaggagtgtgcgtgcttatgcgcatgtgtgtgtgtgtgtgtgtgtttctgtaactgtaatcacatcaaagatcaaaggcaatcagatcaaagcaatcaacagaattaactgacacctgttaatgaaagagtgacagcagccaaaggtggactgaaatttctggcctcgaacagaaagcatttttggcaaaaccataatacctatcattgattcgacttcactttgagcgtcccgagttcttcctgaacgtctacatgtgtttttttttaagaaaaatgaaaaaatagctttgttagagcgatctaaagcgtttttaatatgggagccaatgaggctgttggtggttttggtggcgaatctatgcgtcgtacgcccaaactataactctgacagctttaccagaggattgtgagtgagaagacaaattttcctacgtttctatgtataaattatttctgtagagtggaatttgcggcctggagtgcagttttcaaatttattttttgacatttttttctctccctctacactctggcgatgatgtcacacactgtgacatgaacattctgtgcaatacacacccattataatctcagaatttctccaaaaatgatcatggtcattgaacagggattgataaaaaactatatgacctatcgaaacgcaaattaatacaccaatacacaagacttgtgtctactgtttaaagtttaaatggagtctctaggtaaaattatgccggagaagtaggtgtttaaaaatctccaattattgttctttttcgctcattttttgtcggccgtcccattcatttcaatgcaaaattttgggcagtttttcacgacttacgtcgcgaaaaattcgtattctgtagagaaaagtaatagcacaccgatcccgataaaaccgcacgttttgatatataatttgtcctgcaactcttcaagttgtaggactagtagcggacgaaattgcgtccggaagaggaataagaaaaaatccacagtataacagtagtgctcggtgcgattgccccgaggccctaataaaacaTTACAACATTACTATCATACAGCTTAACATAAGCTGTATCAATATAGTTTAGcattgtataatatataaattactttaacaGAGATTACAACTATTATAATCACTATTGATCAACATTGTACAACAATGTAATATTATTAAAGAATAGAATATCTAATAGCGGCCTGAAGTGACGGATTGCTTTTATAAATCGATACCAACTAtggcaacattaaagtgatggaCATATTACAATTTAAACAGTATCTATTAACAAAAATCACCCATAAAGCATTGTTCTTACAGAGAAATAGGACCTGCTGGCCAGCGGTTGCTATGGAGCACACTTTATGTTGCTGCCCTTAGCTTATCCTAACATAGCCTACCGGTTTTGCCTTATCCCCGCAGTCAATCCAATCTTATGACCTGACTGACTGAGGGCCGACACTACATAGTAGTACCCGGTGGTTTTCCCGCGCTAATCTCCCACAGCGGGAACTGTGACTCAGTCTGAGCAAACCAAGCGGAGCAGACGATTCCCAGAACTCCGGGAGCTTCAGAGAAACAGCGTTAGTTGCCATCGCCGTTCCTTATGTCTCTGAAATGTGTCCAGTGGAAAAAGTCAGGGTCACCAATGTGGAAATTGCAATAAATGAAGGTTCAGAGCTGATTCCTCACTTTGATAGCACAGCGGCGTgtcttttattcattcatttcaacGTCATGTCTCTCTCCATTTATTTTTGTCCATAATTAGGCTGCCATGGAAGTCGAAGTTGACCATGAATGTTTCCATTTTGTACGCTAGAAAACCAGTTTGATACTAATGGGAGATTAAAGAGACTGCCGCACAAGCTGTTTTGGTTACTTAGTAATGGCAGGAAGTCCCAAGCACTTCGTATAAAAAGATGAAAGCAGAGTGCTATAGAAGTGTGACAAGGAATTGGACCTCATAGCCGTGGTATACGGGTTTATACAACAGCTAGATTGCTTGATTCGAGCCATCCGTtttataataaatcataaatataatttcataTAAGTCAGTCGAACAGAAGCTAAAACAAAAAGTGTTATGAAAGTATTaacaaaaactacaataaagGATTCTGACCTGATGTTTTCTAAAGGTGTGAATCAGGCTACCGTTGATGTAGTTGATAACAAGACCAAGAGCCAgaacaatcacatttttggctaCAGCTGAGCTGTAGGAGTCTCGAGAGCTAAGAACAGTCGACACGTTGTTGCCATAAGATGAGGAATTCATTGAGCTGATTTAAAGAGCCTGCAAGTctctgaaacagaaaaacatattgTGGTGTTGGTtcactgcaaaacaaaaatttaatctgttaaaaaacaacCCACAAATGCATAAATACCTTGGTTAAGGATTCAAGGATGTATGCACAGAGAATAAATCTACATTTAATAAATTGATGTTTACTTTTAAAGGACACTCATTTGTCCATAAACACAGGTGTAATATTTACGTGGGTCTTAAATGTGTCACAATACTAACAACATGCTTCATTTTAACACCAGGTGTCAGTTTGGTGTGCTTGatacagagagcagaggagaatcataaacacacaaacatgtagagacagaaatgacatgTCGTTGtgtaaataagataaataacatGAGGCTATTTAGTTTGTTTAATAACAGGAGAAGGTATAGACATGTTCTATAGGAATCGTAACGCTAAATGACATCTGTTGTGATCTGGTGCTGTATAGATATTAAATTGATGAAATTAACTttcaaatgtaatataatgGTAAGGGAAGCATTGAActaaatatatgtcacaaagaatttgcaaattaacacattttgtgtttttcacattttagcCAACGTCCCAAATCTTTGGAGtcaggtttttattttctttaataaaattattaatggCTGCTTCAGTTTAAGAATCCAGGTATTACTCATGCTGGCTCACTGCCACATTGTCATGACTTACGAGGAAACAGAATAAAGCCATGATTTACGCCATAGGTAacatcttttactttttatgacaAGGACAAGTCAAAAAGTCTGCGTGAATAAGACACATCACATAAACCTTTGTGTTCCATCAGACAATATATAAATCAAACAGACCTTTATCAGGTTAAGAATTTTGACTCATCATTGCAGAAAACATATTTAAGACTAATAACATTAAGTTATTACATCCAAAATGTGTTCttgaatataattattttctgaACATTAACTGTTATTGGTGGAGCACCAAACAGAAACAATAAACAGTTTGAAAgttattaaagaaataaaaaaagactacaCAAATATTTTATATCTTGATGATTGGGGCAAGACTGAAACCATGTGATATGATTTTGAATATAGTTTCGTTCCAGAATAAATAACATCTTCCTAAAAATCTGCTATACAAATTGATTgatgcgcgcacacacatgcacgcatgcacactcacacacacacacacacacacacacacacacacaggcatacaGAAAGAATATGAGCTCACCTTAGTCCTATATGGCAATAATACACACAGTAAATCGGAGTGCTTTTGAATTAACTTATATATACTTTTGTAATTACATGCAAATGACATGGGATTATAAACAGTCATGGGAGTGTGAAGCATCAGTAAGTGAACATGGGGCAAGGCCTGAAACTATTCCTCAGATTCTGTTGTAtgcttaatatatattttttccaagacatacattttacatagaatgataataaaataattgcatttatttggtatttttttctgtagaaAGTGGCTTAATGGAAGACTTGAACCAATCTTTTCATTCCACTTGCCCTTCAGGCAACAATACAACTACAAatagtaacaaaaaaatagattttccttcaaacaaaattatgaatacTGTAAGAGCAGCATGTGGATGTGGCCTGACAGTCACGCACAGAATGACAGTTATCTTTTTAGTGATACTTTTTCAAATGCTGTCCATACATCTTGTCTCGCAGTCCATACATAATAGGACTGACAAACCTGAGGAGGATCTCAACGATGATATAGCAAACAAAACATGTGCATAATATTTAGTGAaccagtacaacaaagtccttTTTCACTCCTAACCACTAAGTCCTTGGCCCTAACTTTAGAGAAGCGATTTTGtgctgtaaacattttttagcattttcacGAGACTTATTCCATTTGTTTTAAGCAGGCGACCATGGAAAGGGATGATAACGACCTTCTCAACCTACCAGCAGGTAGAGCAAGACCCTACTTGCCCATTTTTATGGGCTGATCATCGCTGATAAAGCCCATTCTATCATGCAACGATATTCACAGGTGAAATTATTATATCAGTGAATAGTTGACGGATTTGGGAGTTTTTTACATAGCAGAGGTTTGCGTTATTCACTCTTGTGCAAAACTAGACTTACAGCATGTATCCCAAAAAGCATTTATTCAAAAAGATAGGAGAAGCAAAACAAATTACCGGTACACAATATCAAATCCAAGCAATGATGATACACatgtattcatgtgtgtgtatgtgagagagagagtgtgtatgttaaaaaaggaaagatgGATTCCTGTGTTCAAAATGGCCACATGGCCTACAAAACAAAATTGCTAAATCAAAGAAACTACAAAGATGgccaaaccaagatggcagacAGAAATAGATCTACCTGAACACGTGTTGCGGTCAGAACAAAGAGCTGTGTTAAtatgtactgtaaaaaaatccaaaatacaaGTAAACGCCTGGGAGAGGTTACAGTTCTCTATGCAGCCCTTGCTGTCGTTTGTCCAGATTGGAGAAAACTGGCCGGCTCTGTGATAActtgcttcttcttctcccgATGCCTTTAAGTCTGCTGGCAGTCTTTGTGTCCTGACCTCTGGTGTTGCTCACGTCTTCTGTTCTAGGaaagttgtgtgtttgtgtctgctcTGTTAGCCACATGTGGAGCTAGGAGCCCGTGCTGCTACAAGAGCAGATTCCCATCTTTTCTcatgagagaaaagagaggacaATGCAACTTTTCCCTCTTTTACAACCCTGTGGCAACTTGAAGAGAGATTAAACTGGTCGATGAAGGCTGAAATGGAGTTTCTCTCACATCAGTTTGAAGTTGTCAAGGATCCTGGAATTCAAGGCATGTTCTTTTTGAGAGCAAAGAAAGTTTTTCAGCTGCCATTTGTAGATGGGATGagctttttatacatttaccaTCCAAACAACCATTTTAAGTTGCACAAATTAACgagattcattttttaaattcctttGTTTCCTACACAGTCCATGGTTTTGTGCTTACGTTCACTGAACACAGCAGATACCTTTTCAAATGATGTCTAAACATCTTGTCTCGCAGTCCATACACAATGGGACTGACAAACCTGGGGAGGATCTGAATGATGATGTAGGAAACAAACATTACTTGTAAATAATGTTTAGGGAACCAGTATATCAAAGTCCTGTTTAACACGGGTCCTACATAGGTGAGCATACACAACAGTAGCTGAAAGCCATGCAGCAGGATTGTATTTCTGGCCTTCTTTGCCTCTCTGTTATCTGATTTAGCAGATTTAGCAGCAAAGAAGATCTTGATGTAAGTGTAGAGCAGAATGAGCCAAACGGCAATCTGGTAAATTATGTAGGAAACATCCCTCTTTTCCAAGTGTATAGGATGTCTGAAGAGGTTATCCCTGTGACAAAAAATTGTGGACAAAAAAAACTCTACAGGCTCTGTTGCCAGCAAGACAAACACATCTGGCAGGATTAAAGCTGCAGTCATTGCCCAAATCCAACCAATCAGAATGTAGGTTCTTTTAATTGTGCAGAATTCAGCGTGCCTCAGTGGTAAACAGATAGCGATGTAACACTCCACTGCCATCACAGCTAAATTTAATGGAGTGTTGAGGGTGGTGAAGATAACAAAGGTTATAATGAGGCAACATAAAGAAACATTAATTTTGTAGAAGATGTAACTCAAGAGTAACAGGCTGACTGATGTAGTCAGCTGGATCATGTCGTTCACCACCAGGTGGATAAACAGGATATAACGAGGATTCATATAAAATATctgaaggaggagagaagaaaagagaggaatCAGTCAGTTAAAAcaccttatccatcttcatcacTTCAATCCATCCAATAACTGATAATTAAATAGAAATTATCCTTATCATGAGATAAGATGAGATAAACCGGCATTTATACCCATCCAATTCAGGATGAGtgcatatatttacaataaagaagattttctgattttgaaaattggatatcttgtctttgtactgtatttaattGAATGCAGGTAGCAATAGATTTACAAATCAGGGCCTTCTGTTTTTAgtatctttattttaattacgGCATTCAAAACAATTTGGAAATTAGGTTGTAACTagagattttacattttaatttaaaattaaatttaaaattaaattaaaaaaagaataaaagtaaaaCTTAAAACCATGAAACAGCATTTAATAAAGGTAGTAAGTTATAGGGAATGTAAACAGCATAGAACAGAACAATAACCATAAAGTTTCACCAATAAATCATACTGTCATTCTCTATTAATATGGATATATGACAGGAATATAATAATGGGTATGACGTTATAAATCAGTTTAATATGTTACcgttatacattataataagaGCAGTATAAATAGAGATTagtaaattatatatcaaatgaTATACTTTGATATATAACTCAGTCCAACAGAGGTTACATCTATAATGATTATGATTTATTAATATAGTACAgcaatgttacattgtatacactataatataaaatgtagtaaatcatcgatatagtatagtatagtattgaTATAGTTTAATATAACTCTGTCCAACAGAAGCTACAACAAAAAGTGTTACGGTAGtattaacaaaaacaactaTTAAGGATTCTGACCTGATGTTTTCTAAAGGTGTGAATCAGGGTGCCATTGATGTAGTTGATAACAAGACCAAGAGCCAgaacaatcacatttttggctaCAGCCGTGCTGTAGGAGTCTCGAGACCTTAGAACAGTCGACACGTTATTGCTAGATGATGAATTCATTGAGCTGATTTAAAGAGCCTGCAAGTCTCTGAAACAGAGAAACATATTGTAGTGTTGGTTCACTGCATAACTAAAGTTTAATGTGctacaaaacaacagcaaactgCCATTGCATGAATACATTGGTTAAGGACTCATGGATCTATGTACAGAGAATAAATCTACATGTAATTAACTCATGTTTACTTTTCAAGGACAAGCATTCATCAAAAAACACAGGTGTAATATTAACATGGGTCTTAAACGTGTCACAACACTGATTGCAAACAAAATTTTCACAATTCGAGCATTACACCCCTGGTATTTATACTGTATTCAACTGAATATTTGTCTCAAAGAATTAGTAAATTAcggcattttgttttatttacattttagacaatgcCACGTTTTGGAATTTGGGTTcttatataattaataattcatgCTGGCTCACTGCAAGACTTACGAGGAAACAGAACAAAGCCATATTTTATGCCATAGGTAACATCTTTTACGACTATGACAAGGACGAGTCAAAAGTATTTTTCCTGCTATTACATacaaatttgttattttaaaagtattattttctGAACATGAACTGTTATTGGTTGAGCCGTaaaacagataaacagataCAGTAGACTGCttgaaagttatttaaaaaataaataacttgacTTCACAAATATTTTACTTCTTGATAGCCATTATTGGAGCAAGACTGaaaccatgttcatgagaaaaaaacatttttttaatcatcgtTTAGTACCAGTGTAAACAGCACATCTTTCTTCTCCTGATCTACtgtacacagcacacacacacacagtgaagcaGAAAGAATATGAGCTCACCTTAGTCCTATGTGGAATCATACACACAGTAAGTCGGAAGGGCTTTTGAATGAACTTCATATATACTTTTTGTGATTGAATGCAACTGTCATGGGATTAGAAACAGTGGTGGGTGtgacgtgtgtgtttgtttggctgAGTGTGAGACATCAGTAAGTGAACATGAGGGAAGGCCTGAAACTATTACTCAGATTGTATTGTATgcttcaaaagtttttttttttcaagtcgtacattttacatcaaatgataataaaataactgcattcattggtgtttttttctgtagaaAGTACCTTCATGGAAGACTTAAAGCAATCTTGTCATTGACACCTGCCCTACATACAGCAATACCACCGCatttagtttattgtttgtgcagaaaaacaaacaaaaaatatttttccttcaacaaaaatctgaattctgtAAGAGCAGCAAGTAGTTTGGCCTGACAGTCACGCACAGAATGACAATTagccttttttttgtgatgatgATTGAGTATGATTAGCAGTATAAATTGCGAGCCTTTATTCCTTAATTAGCCCTTTTCAACACATGCTGCAGAGGCTAGCATGTATACACAACAGCATCTGAATGCCATGCAGCAGGATTGTATTCCTGTCCTTCTTTGGTCCATTACATCAAGATTCTCTTTGCTGATATAACAGCCAAATTAACTAATGGAGAAACAAACACCTATTTGGTAAATTATGCTGGCATCATACCTTTTCTGCCTTACCATCAGAGAAGCAGTTTTGTGCTGTTGTTGTAAAGAATCTGCAGCATTTTAACTACATGTAATGTCTTTGTTTTCAGCGAATGGCCATTGAATGGGATGATAATGACTTTCTCAACTTGCCAGCAGGTAGAGCAAGACCCTACTCGCCAATTGTTATGGGCTGATTGCTGCGATCAGTCCCATTCAGTTGTACGATGATTTTCACAGGTGAAATTACCATAGGAGGTCTTTACATAGCAGAGGTTGgtatcaatctttttttttttgctaaataaaattaaatagacAGTATCAAAACTCCGGAAAAGCATTTATTCAAAAAAGATACCCCAAGCAAAACAAGTAGCAGTATCACTAGGCCAaaaccacaaacacaacaagaaaTTAAGGATATAGGTTAAATAACTAAACTAGTCTATACTGAATACAgtcaaataaacattattataaaaattatCATTTCTATTGACTTGAGGGATTAACATCACAACAATAAGTCAAGAACATTGAGCCTCTCCTTTATGTAAGGTTACCTGACTCTCTTCCTCTGGAACCTTTCTCTTCTTTTGAAAATAGTTTAATATACTCATCTGTAAATGTAacctttcattttttaattttttttatttgatagggacaatgcagttaacaTAGATACAGGGcatgcatctgatgtgctgcatatagagatatagcttcagctaattttcaactcctgtccctagttgggcttttacaactacatacaaaatcacaatattataaaaatccaatatagtaaaggataaaaagaaaaacattgcaaccTAATCCAAAATAACTACTTAAACTATAACACTTTAAGAATGGGTACAGCTCTGGTTTGCTTTAAGCCAACACTTAgtcttttttgtgaatgtttcaAGATTAGTGTAGGGGTCACAGCTACTCCACAAggttcatttggattaaagactgaatgcagtgagaattgtgtcaacaaattctctccatgcttcaatATGGAGGTCTCTCTTTGTtccccaaacaaagacaaacgatccccacccccacaggtatctgcagatacctaaaggcgtctcattggctgataccaacaggaaatacaacttccaggttgagacacaaaagtctcctgcagccatcccttctccctcttcttctcctcgaCGCCCTGGGGGACAGCACGTCTGCTGTcctgatcttccaggaggaagaccAGACAGTCTCCGCTCTTCTCTCGACTCCCTGGGGGACagccaacccgttctcattcccaaagcgtaatataccgacgatttgtcacacccctagacgtatcatactggcgcaaagggtacccttccacgtctgtgtgaaacgctctgggttctcaattgactccaatataaacccgctcgcggcgctgagaaacgcttagagcagaggcttacagccgtctattcactccaataatatcccgaccacggccctccattacgctgcaagcgacaatctgaatggagaaccgaggaccctgtgcacggaagtatttttctccctattttaaggatttcttttaa
Coding sequences within:
- the LOC131968102 gene encoding odorant receptor 131-2-like encodes the protein MNSSSYGNNVSTVLSSRDSYSSAVAKNVIVLALGLVINYINGSLIHTFRKHQIFYMNPRYILFIHLVMNDMIQLTATISLFVLSYIFYKINVSLCCLIIILAIFTTLNTPLNLAVMAVECYIAICLPLRHAEFCTIKRTYILIGWIWAMTAASTLPDVVVFLATEPVEIFYSTIFCHRDNLFRHPIHLEKRDVSYIIYQIAVWLILLYTYIKIFFAAKSAKSAKSANGDAKKARNTILLHGFQLLLCMLTYVAPVLNRTFSYWFPKHYAQVMFVSYIIIQILPRFVSPIVYGLRDKMFRQHFKKYLLCTVKVRMNYAETKIIKKKRGFC
- the LOC131968103 gene encoding odorant receptor 131-2-like translates to MNSSSSNNVSTVLRSRDSYSTAVAKNVIVLALGLVINYINGTLIHTFRKHQIFYMNPRYILFIHLVVNDMIQLTTSVSLLLLSYIFYKINVSLCCLIITFVIFTTLNTPLNLAVMAVECYIAICLPLRHAEFCTIKRTYILIGWIWAMTAALILPDVFVLLATEPVEFFLSTIFCHRDNLFRHPIHLEKRDVSYIIYQIAVWLILLYTYIKIFFAAKSAKSDNREAKKARNTILLHGFQLLLCMLTYVGPVLNRTLIYWFPKHYLQVMFVSYIIIQILPRFVSPIVYGLRDKMFRHHLKRYLLCSVNVSTKPWTV